The Helianthus annuus cultivar XRQ/B chromosome 11, HanXRQr2.0-SUNRISE, whole genome shotgun sequence region AACCCCAGCTAATGATGTCACTGAGAGACACACTTCGATCACGTTGATAGTACTTTAATGGTCTTTTGAACTTCCTCTCGTGACTGTCTTTGAACCACTTTTTCCGTTCTTCCTTTGCCATATCTTTGggagtgccatcaaagtttttaTCTTTCAAGATTTCAGATAATTTCCTTCTCAATTCATCTCGATTTTCTTCTGTAAAGAACTCCATCAGCGTAGGCAGCTGAGAAGTATCTTCGCTAACACTTTCATCATCCATCAAATCTTCAACTTCGACTCTGTCATACATGTCAGCATCTTCAACATACTTATACTCATATTCAGGCTGCTGATTGATGTCGAAGGCGTtcaattcttcttcaaaatcgaACTTAAAATCAGGATTCACCATGCGAGTCATTTCTTTAATTGCTTCCAACGTGTACGTATGAAAATGTTCGCCTTCTTCTCTGTAAGTATCCAACCTCAGGATTAACTTCTCGGCATGTTGAACATTTTGTGCATCACTCGACTCCCCCTTTCCATCAACTCCCCATGATTCTTCATTCACGGAATCGTTCATCAAATCATCCACTGTTTTCTCAGTGGAAGCTTCAGATACTTTCACACCCGTACCACcctgagcatcatcatcatcgttaccagaaccatgactgctcgcagaaaacactttctcatcttcatcatcttcttcgtcatcctcctcatcatcatcttcgtcaTCACTATCACCCATTAACTCTTCAAGAGGTGTATCTTCTTCAAAAAGACCAGATATAGCAGAGATAGGTTCAGGATTTTCAACAACCATGGAAGGAACAATCGATCTCTCTGTCACTGCAGAACTTCCTTCAGCGCTTTTACCTTTATttttcatttgttcatcaatcTCTGCTTGACGTTGTGCCCTGAGTTCCTCAACTTGCAATTCTTCAAATTTTTGCTCTACAGACGTTCCAAGCATACTTTCAACGACTTTATTCAACATATAGAACTCATGATCTCTTAATGCTTTAGCCGCTTCTAACTCTTTGTTTTTCATCTTGAAGTATTCATTTTGTTCATCTCTTCGAGCTTTTTCTTCTTCAAGCTTAGCAACTCGCACTTTCAAAATATCTATCTCCGATTGATAACTGTCAATCTTCTTCAACAACTCTTTGTTATCACCCTCCAACCTCTTCACACGCATTTCAAGAATTCTTTCACGATCAGAAACTTTCTTGTTCTCAGTAGCTAATTTCTTGTTATCATCCAACACTTCATCCATTTTCTTCTCCAACTTCTTCACTTGTTCATCGTTAGCAAAACTGAAATCTCCAATGTCTTCAAGACTATCATGAGGAGTGTAAAGACCTTTGCCAGAAGAACCAGGTTGAATTTGAGTGGGTGGAGGTGTTTGAAAGATTTCTTGCAATGTAAGAAGGgtgtgttgtggtggtggtgaaagatgtagtggtgaaagatgtataggtgatggttgtctgggtggtgttggttgttttggtggtgaagATTGTTGTGGAGGTGTAGTTTGTCGTGGAGGTGATTGTTGTGGTGATTGAGGTGGTGTTGGTTCATGTGGTGGAGTTGGTGGTTTCCTGGTTTCTTTGGAAGGTTTCTTCTTTAATACAATCTTCGGCATTTTAATCTTGGGGTAACTTTTCGGATCTTTGGAGATACAACTTTCTTTCGTGCTCCAGCTTTCTTTCGACCCACTGAAGGAGATTGTGACTCAGAGACATGTTCTGGAGAAGGAACATAAGCATCATCGTCATCTTTTTCCTGTCTCTTTCTCAACAATTTCTCTTGTTCTGTTGCTTCCTGAACTCTTCTTAAACATTCAGTCTCGTCAATCTCATCATCTGAAGAGCTCGAAGAACTTGTAGTGCTCTTTCACATCATCACCCTCAATGTCATCAATAACCTTCTCTTTTCCAGCTTCGACATTAACCACTTGATCAACTTCAGGAGTCACTGTTGGCCCAGTTTCCAAGACATCAACATTAAACATCATATCTTCACCAGCATTATACGGATCGTCTTCCGCAGCTACAACTGGCTCATCTTCTTCAGGTTCATCAATCAATAACGTTTCTGCGGctttcttttgctttttctttGGTTTTGATGACGACCCTTCACCCTCTTGAATTTTAGGAGTGGCCTTTCTGCGTCTCCTCCCTGTTTCTTTGACAAACCATTCATTTTTGATGCTTTTAAACTCTGCAAGAGTTTTCAGCTCCTCAGCATAAGCAGCCTCTTTCATTTCTTCTTCGTTTCTCCAGTTTTTATGATCAACTGGATCAGGATCAACGTAGTTTGCATTCTTTATAAACCCGAAGAATACAGCACCAACTTTTGGTTCAGGGTGATTTGGATGGTATCTCGCAAGCTGTTTGAGCGAATCGCTGCTCATGTGTGATTGCACCAACAGATCGTTCTTTATATTTCGGTCAATCTCTGGATAAGCGTGATCGATCAACATTTGCACGAATCTCGGATACATCCATGTTTTGCTCTTTGTCGTAATATTCTCTGTCATATAGTGGAATACAATATGTGAGAAATTGTATTTCTTGTTCAGCACTAACGCAGTGATCATGTTCATTTGATAGTCGCGCATTGTATCGTAACTTCCCTTTGTATGGCTAAGCGACATCAAAATACAATGAATAAGGAACTTGTATGGTTTCTGAAATTTCGACTTCAAATAGTTCCCAACATTCAATGCTCCCTTATAACCCATCCTGAGCATGCAGCCTTACACCATTCGTTCTGGAAATCTTATTGGCGACTCTGCCTCATCCGGAAAATTAATAACTTCACGAATAAGCGCTTCAGTGACAAGTATCTTCTCATTTTTACCATGCACCTCAACAATTGACGAAATTACTTTGTTTTCAGCATCATAGCttgcattcttccagaaacgGTCTATGTGTGATCTGTACAATGGATGCTGATCTGTCAAGGCTTTCTGAATGGGAATACGACCCATGAATTCTAAGATACCATTGAACTTGGCCAATTCTGTGTTTTTCTGCATATCCAAGtcacaacaactgttgtgaagaggatcaaaAATCACACTAGAACCCTGCACATTAAAAACAGTACAACATAAAtcaacacttagaatatttttcATCTTCAAAGCATTTACAAGCGAAATCACACTAAATACACCAAAAGCGAAATCAACATTAACATTTATGAGCGGAATCATAAGTGTGCACAATAAGCGATATCACTATATTGACATAAAAACGAAATCACATGATACACTTATGAGCGGAATTACAAATGTACACAATGAACGAAAACACAACATGATACACAAGTGCGGAATCACCAAGAACACTAAGAGCGAAATCACTGAAGATGAcagtttggggcgaaatcaccaTCAGACACTCAAAACTCATCAAATCCGAACGAAAACACAACATGATACACAAGTGCGGAATCACCAAGAACACTAAGAGCGAAATCACTGAAGATGAcagtttggggcgaaatcaccaTCAGACACTCAAAACTCATCAAATCCCAAAATTAAATCCATTAATCTGTTAATATGTTGATTCCGACACTTAGggtttgttttaattttaattttgacCTTAAACTAACCCTAGATCTAAATCTGCAACATCCATACATCGACAAACATAAGATCTGCTCAAAATTGGAACAattaacacacatatatatgatCTACATAACAAACCGACACTATAGATGTGTTTTCTTGTCCAAACTAACAGTTATAAACCCCTAAATCTATGTTTCTATCAACAACCATCGCCGACAGTTCAAAATCTGAATGATACAGGTCAAATTAGATCATAAACTACCTTGCCCATGATTAGTTACAACGATAATCACAAGATCTGAAGAAAAATGGGCAGCAATTCGTTTTGAAAACAAGGTTTTTAGGGTTTCGCTTAAAGTCACTGGAGAGAGAAGTCTTATGAGCGAAATGTGAGAAATGATTTATGAGCGGAATCAGCTGACTTATATAGTCTGCCTGATTTCGCTCTAAATGCCCAAAAGAAcccttcgagcgaaatcaactatTGAACTACGAGCGAAATCAACTTTGTGAAGCAACTATGAGCGATATCAATTTTAAGtgtcacatgagcgaaatcagaatatgtttttcaaaaatttaacttTTTAGCAATTTCCGATTGTAcaccgacacacccagttaaccaagtccaagtcaatgaccttggtcaactgcttggtctaccaagtccaagttaatgaccttggttgaccgaaTTATGAAGTACGCTGATGTTTTGATCTAAAGATAGTTCAAATGAATGAACTTCTAAACGTTTAGAACTTTCAAACACTTTTCAACTGTCAAACAATGTACCAATCTCAGTTTAAGTATCTCCTGCTTACCCAGCCCTCATCAAACACAGACATGATCTGCACAAAGCTTTGATCGTCTGATTCCCAacgtcggttgtcgaaaataagatgaaaactaaaatctttttggatattTTAACAGGATAAACTGAAAActgtacacacaatctttttgcgagcgtgttaggggatcatatcagcttccgactagacacaagcaccgttaagctataATTTCATACCAAGcttttaaacaattcgcgtagattgccgatatactgatcctcttaaattctcacaaaactttcaatcttttcgggatgcagaattagtgttttaggacttaaacctctacatgtgtcccacctcagtatatattcccgtatccagatccctgtattcagtcttacaggtgagtatacctagatgatatctgtaatggggtgaattgcgagggccgtgagagctcaggtcgatactttcgtatacgcagagagatgacggcttcgactttacggtgggtcccctttagaggatcttttgattacaacagcacatgattaacatttttcaatgtgtcatcattttttatgctgaggggaggctttacaagtaaagcaatgcgtaaagcattatccggggactaggtcagtatttccatacagcagaagtcccaggataataccccagatatcactaagcataaagacctggtatctcagaatacgggacctttcaaacagatttcgggggttacccatatatcctggaggtgttccccgtGTCGACGCAagtaaattttatgtttatatcccaaactgatctactgattttgcaaaaacctaccagcacatctttagcgagactgcttaaatgcattttaaacgttacaattctttagcgtactgcgtccatctagctgatgtactatcatttcccctattctacacaaactctttttgaagtttttctaatgtttttggattttcgaattttatcatgtttttgtatttttctacgactttctccccctaaaaagaaaaacatatttttgtgtttttgtttttatcgaaaagcagaaaataaactgtaaAAACAAAGTTGACAACTCGACATAGTTcacgtcagatcgccgcccaactcAACTTCACATTctataaccctcccagattgcagatttttcatcccgtttaatttcaaaagataataaaatctctttttgtcaaatggtttagtgtaaaaatccgctttctgatcatcggtgtgcaagtgttcaatccggattaactttttctcgtgacaatcacggataaagtggtgacggatttcaatgtgtttagttttagaatggtgaaccggatttttagtgatgttaatagctgcttcattgtccacatagatcggagtatctaagaactgcaaaccgaagtcgcgcatctgctgttggatccaaaggatctgcaagcaacagctggaggctgaaacgtattcagcctcgcaagtagagagcgctactgcggtttgtttcttgcactgccaggtgacaagTCGAGTTctgaagaactgacacccagcagtggtggactttgcgttttgcttgcagctcccaaagtcagaatcagcgaaaccagataaagtaaagtcacccgatcgaggataccacaagccgatgcttgggcagcctttcaaataccgtaagatacgtttcACAATGGTCAGATGTGACTGCATTggattcgactgatatctggcacagaggcatgtcgggtacatgatgtctggacgggaagccgtgagatacGTCAGAGATCCAATGATTGATCGGTACAATGTCTCGTCTATTTTCACTCCATTTTCATCTGGACAAATCTCGTGATTCTGTGCAAGGGGGGTTGATgaaggactgcaatctgtcatatcaaacttgtcaagcacgtccttcacatacttcgtttgatgaatgaagattccatcgggcatttgctccacctgtagcccgaggaagaacttcatctcccccattgaactcatttcaaactttttcttcatcactttctcaaattctttacacaggtcgtcgttggtggaaccgaagatgatatcatcaacatatatctgcacgatcaacaagtgTCCTGCCTCTTCCCTGGTGAACAAAGTGCAATCTACTGTCCCTCTTGCACGATCAACAAGTGCCCTGCCTCTTCCCTGGTGAACATAtatctgcacgatcaacaagtgTCCTGCCTCTTCCCGAagatgatatcgtcaacatatatCTTTACACAAGTGTCCTGCCTCTTCCCTGGTGAACATAtatctgcacgatcaacaagtgTCCTGCCTCTTCCCTACTGCACGATCAACAAGTGTCCTgcctctcggggcctggtgaagtccgtaaagcgctttgtccaatagatacaccttgtttttgtgcagtgggtctgtgaaccccggtggttgccccacataCACTTCCTCTTTGATCTTTCCgtaaaggaaggcagatttgacgtccagctggtacactttaaaatctttccatGACGCGAAggctagaaagatccgaattgcctcGAGTCTGGCAACCGGCGCGTAGACTTCATCGTAGTCTATGCCTTCTTGTTGACTAAAACCTTGTACCACTAGTCgtgctttgtttctcaccacgacacctctATCATCTCGTTTGCACTTAAAAACCCACTTTGTTTTGATTAACTTCTGATTCTGTGGCAGATCGACGAGTCTCCAGACACCTAGTTTTTCAAATTGTTGTagctcctcctgcattgcattTACCCAGCTATCCTcagtcaatgcttctttgtaagttctgggctcgatctgcaaaataaaacacTTTAGTGAGACTTCTTTTTGCAAATCAGCAATGGAAGAatagaaacatgtaagagctTGGTTTATTTGTTGTCGtgttttgacaccactttgcaggtcacCAATAATCTGCTCTGACGGATGGTAAGACAATGTCCGAGGCATAGCATTGTCAGGCACATTCACTTCCGATTCCAAGCTCGatatatcaagatcaacggtttgatcGTCAGCTTCCGTTGGATCCTCATCAAAAGTCAGAGCGGGTTCCGCTTCTGAGTCGTCAGGTTCGTCAAaagatggagctggttcctctggtggttcgtgagctgttccacttggtcctgcttcatcatcgtgagtacccccATTGGGTTGGGAAACTTCTAGCGGTCTAGACACTGGCTCTTGTGACATATATTGCTGGTACTGGTACAAAAGAGCAAGTTCCTCATCACTCAGCTGAACCGGTagatgaaacgactcccagagcttgtcgtagtcgaacaggaatctttgtccaggaagttgtggtgatggagtatgcttctgacaatccacatgctggacttgaatcactttccccaggcacggtacgaacaccctcttcagcgggctcgcgtaacctacaaagaaaccctcactAGATTTAGCGCCAAATTTACCGTTTTCATCAATAAACATGCAAGGAGACCCAAATGGCTCCAAAAACTCAAGATTCGGCTTATAATGGTGCAacagctcaaagcatgtctttTTTGTATTTCTTGACAGTTAGAACTTGATTCAACGTGTAGCAGGCTGCAGATACTGCCTCGCTCCAGAAAAagattggtagcttggaatcggctaaccTCGTATGGGCTGTCTCTATCAGGGTCTgattctttcgttcagcaacGCCGTTCTGCTGTGGTGTGTACGGcacactgaattcatgaagaattcctttctcgttgcaaaactcgtacatcttgttgtttTTAAACTCCGTTCAGTTGTCACTACGAATCCTCCGGATCGGCAGCTTATACACCGTTTCCATTTTCTTGAAAAGCACTATCAAtgactcaaaagtttgatcttttcTTTCTAAGCACACGACCCACGAGAATTGcgtaaagtcatcagtcaccaccaGGCAATATAAGTCTCCGCTGATGCTCtttacgttgacaggcccgaagagatccatgtgtaatctctcaagaggtaaccagATTGTGTTGAGGATCTTTAgtgggtgtgacttccgagtctgcttccctttcttacacgctacacaatcatcattcaagTGAAAATTCTTCAGATTTACACCatcaaccaaatcattgtgtactAAAAAGTTCATTTTACGCACATGAATTTGGCCCATCTTACGATGCCACATTATCGAATCTTTTTCTGTCGCTTTAGTCtttgacacaaaacattgtttctgatgagttgttggcgttgcgacgctcatatcaagaatataaagatcattttccctcggagcgcgcaacaacaccatctcattagggattttaaaccctggtttcaaaaGCACACattctttgtttgtaaaatgTACACTAAAAGCTTTGTCACAGATTTTTGAAATACTGAGTAAATTGTTTTGTAATTCTACTATGTAGTTCACTTTCTCGAACGAAATCACGCCATTTGTCAGCGTTCCTTGACCAACGATTCTCCCGCCTTGATTCCCGGCAAATCCTACATAGCTTCCGTTTATCGATTTGACATCATAGAGAAGAGCTAGCATCCCAGTCATATGTCTTGAAGcaccactatccataatccactttGACAGTatagacttgggcagcccctgcaaacatcaaatcaaattattcaaacaatgaagcccagGATTTCTTACTTCAGACACACTTCCGAACACTACATCACATTTCTCATTTGTTTTctgaaagttaaatgtgacattaggAACCTCTTCTTTCACAACTGATTTTACTTTATCGGTTATCGGGGGAAACTCAGAGAGAAACTTATCAATTTCATTTTCAAACTCAATGAcgtcatctttaaaaatatttgaATATATTTTCAAAGCATTCTCTATCCTTTTGACCTCAACAGATGGTTTTGACTTCGCGACCCAAGATTGGTTTTCGAAAATTTTTGTTTTAGggtaaatttttgaagtctttcgtgtcttagaggattcgccaacctcgaaagtcgattttggcgtatcctccgacttcaaagattcacctctTTTTAAAATGCGGATCAGAGAAACCATCGGCTTTTTACCTTTTGTGTCAATCGGTGATTTAAGTCGAGGCTTTTGAACGTTTGATTTTTTAACACTtggtttttgaacaatttgtttttgaacacttggtttttcaacagtttgtttttgaaccggttttacaacaacaggttTCTTAATCACTTTCTGCAACTGTTTCGCCATGTGCCCGATTTCACTGCAGCGATAACACACCCTTTTGTCATATTCAAACAAAAGTGGATTTAACTGtctcttctttcaacttcttcgctgcattgaaatcgtccatagccttttgactaaagatatagtctttctcatcgtcaacacttggaccagcgacaaaaatatcattcatcttctctttcggcttaaactcctgcttagccgttttcttctcaaaaccgattcctttgtttttaaaattgtttttcttgttattTCCTTTACCATCCCCTTCCTTTTTTCCCGAACTTATAGGACGTGATGTAACAAACGactttttaggttttgaaaagaattcattgttattGACCTCAttaatgttcatttcaaccaGCTTAAACACTTTATCAACATTCTCAATCTTCACATTCTGAAGTGGATACTCGAAATCGGAGTAAAGTTTGTCTGTTCCAGtcatagtgtataccaccataatcggatcatcattcgcactcttGTCCGATTTCGATATGAACCGATCTAAGAAATTTCCCTCATCTTCAGAATCACTAACGACCTTTTCAGATTGAGCCTTTTCAGATTTATCACTTTCCtcatccaacacttgatcgacaaCTGTTTTGATAACCTGTGATTCGTTGTTGGTATCGGATGCATAGAATATGACATCTATGCTTTCAAGCAAATCATCCTCTATCGATCTCAATTTGAGAttcaaagcagcttccaccccatctggatatttctgtgtatagtgattccacattgggggtggaacactctGAAAGACTGGTGCAGCATGTGGCTGCTGGGGGACAATCTGTTCAAGAACGTacgatgaagccacataactcatcagcTTTTTATCAATCCGATCGTTTTCAATTTTAGCCAATTCAAGTTCTTTCTTAAGTGATGTGAtcgtgtctaaat contains the following coding sequences:
- the LOC110888270 gene encoding uncharacterized protein LOC110888270, whose translation is MDEVLDDNKKLATENKKVSDRERILEMRVKRLEGDNKELLKKIDSYQSEIDILKVRVAKLEEEKARRDEQNEYFKMKNKELEAAKALRDHEFYMLNKVVESMLGTSVEQKFEELQVEELRAQRQAEIDEQMKNKGKSAEGSSAVTERSIVPSMVVENPEPISAISGLFEEDTPLEELMESWGVDGKGESSDAQNVQHAEKLILRLDTYREEGEHFHTYTLEAIKEMTRMVNPDFKFDFEEELNAFDINQQPEYEYKYVEDADMYDRVEVEDLMDDESVSEDTSQLPTLMEFFTEENRDELRRKLSEILKDKNFDGTPKDMAKEERKKWFKDSHERKFKRPLKYYQRDRSVSLSDIISWGFLPQANAYAIRRECGVQYFEYLYDVMSLPWWDVEELSKVRTLGYSVRKNNIPMWGYIKF